The Candidatus Poribacteria bacterium genome has a segment encoding these proteins:
- the gcvP gene encoding aminomethyl-transferring glycine dehydrogenase, with the protein MFIAFFKGKITVTFANRHVGPRSEDIELMLTTLGYSSMTDFIEDVVPSDIRSSSALSLDGNVGGSKSEPEALSALKELASENQVFRSFIGMGYYNSFVPPVIQRNILENPGWYTQYTPYQAEISQGRLEALLNFQTMVIDLTGLPVANASLLDEATAAAEAMGMCVANVPQQISRTFFVSETCHPQTIAVLQTRAEPLGIELQIGDHRDVNFDTPILGAIVQYPATDGAIYDYHPFAEQVHAAGGLFVTATDLLALVLLKPPGEFGADIAIGNSQRFGVPLGYGGPHAAFLSTHEELKRSIPGRIAGVSHDANGKPAIRLALQTREQHIRREKATSNICTAQVLLAVMAGMYAVYHGPTGLKHIAERIHSLTCTLRAGLEERGYTTGEYPAFDTLSVTVPEGTADILTSANARQINLRAIDTTHIGISLDETTTSTDVEELQQIFAENNTKNNLMSGRENWKAEKDGDTIFQSSNPPSIPIELQRETSYLTHPIFNSYHSETEMLRYIHRLQTKDISLVNAMIPLGSCTMKLNATAEMVPVTWREFGELHPFAPREQAKGYEHLFSQLETWLAKITGYSGISLQPNAGSQGEYAGLLVIRKYHQSRNEAHRNVCLIPTSAHGTNPASAVMAGMQVVVVACDSEGNIDLEDLQAKADRHRENLAAAMITYPSTHGVFEEKIREICDIVHQSGGQVYMDGANLNALVGIGRPGDIGADVCHLNLHKTFCIPHGGGGPGMGPIGVKAHLTDFLPTHPLVRVGGPAGIGAVSAAPWGSPGILPISWAYIAMMGADGLKSATEVAILNANYIAKRLAGHYPVLYTGKCGLVAHECIIDLRAFKKSADIDVTDVAKRLMDYGFHAPTVSWPVLGTMMIEPTESESKAELDRFCDALISIREEITEIETGAADRTDNVLKNAPHTAEVVVQSGWEHPYSREKAAFPKPWVRDAKFWPPVARINEVYGDRNLMCACPPLEEYESDN; encoded by the coding sequence TTGTTTATTGCATTCTTTAAAGGAAAGATAACTGTGACTTTTGCAAATCGACACGTCGGTCCCCGTTCAGAAGACATCGAACTGATGTTGACGACGCTCGGCTATTCTTCGATGACAGATTTTATCGAAGACGTTGTACCATCGGACATTCGGTCATCGTCAGCCTTGAGTTTAGATGGAAATGTGGGTGGTTCAAAGTCAGAACCGGAAGCACTTTCGGCATTAAAAGAGCTTGCGTCCGAAAATCAGGTTTTCCGTTCTTTTATCGGAATGGGATACTACAACTCCTTTGTCCCGCCAGTGATTCAACGGAACATTCTGGAGAACCCAGGCTGGTACACGCAATATACACCCTATCAAGCCGAGATCTCACAGGGACGTTTGGAAGCACTTCTTAACTTTCAGACAATGGTCATTGACTTAACAGGCTTACCCGTTGCGAACGCCTCACTTCTTGACGAGGCAACAGCTGCCGCGGAAGCGATGGGAATGTGTGTTGCAAATGTACCGCAGCAGATCAGTCGAACTTTTTTTGTATCAGAAACGTGTCATCCACAAACGATCGCTGTTCTACAAACACGCGCTGAACCCCTCGGCATTGAATTACAAATCGGGGACCACCGTGATGTCAATTTTGACACACCGATCTTAGGTGCCATCGTGCAATATCCCGCCACAGATGGTGCGATTTACGATTATCATCCATTTGCTGAACAGGTGCATGCCGCTGGTGGATTATTTGTTACCGCCACAGACCTGTTAGCACTCGTCCTATTAAAGCCTCCTGGTGAATTCGGGGCAGACATTGCTATCGGCAACTCGCAACGGTTTGGCGTTCCGCTTGGATATGGCGGGCCCCACGCAGCTTTTCTCTCTACACATGAAGAGCTTAAACGGAGTATCCCCGGACGGATTGCAGGCGTATCCCATGATGCAAACGGCAAACCGGCTATCCGTTTGGCACTCCAAACACGGGAACAACACATTCGGCGGGAAAAAGCGACGAGTAACATCTGCACGGCGCAAGTGCTACTCGCTGTTATGGCGGGGATGTATGCGGTTTACCATGGACCGACAGGTCTTAAGCACATCGCGGAACGCATACATTCGCTCACCTGTACCCTGCGTGCTGGACTTGAAGAAAGGGGCTACACTACAGGTGAATACCCGGCTTTTGATACGCTTTCTGTTACCGTTCCAGAAGGAACAGCGGATATTCTAACTTCTGCCAACGCGAGACAGATAAACCTGCGGGCGATTGATACAACACACATCGGCATCTCCTTAGACGAAACAACGACATCAACAGATGTTGAAGAACTCCAACAGATTTTCGCGGAAAACAACACCAAAAACAACTTGATGTCGGGAAGGGAAAACTGGAAAGCGGAAAAGGATGGGGACACAATCTTCCAGTCTTCCAACCCTCCATCCATCCCTATAGAACTCCAGCGAGAAACCTCCTATCTAACACATCCGATTTTCAACAGTTATCATTCCGAAACTGAGATGCTCCGCTATATCCACAGACTTCAAACCAAAGATATCTCTCTTGTGAATGCAATGATACCACTGGGTTCCTGCACGATGAAACTCAACGCTACGGCGGAAATGGTCCCAGTGACATGGCGCGAGTTCGGTGAACTCCATCCGTTCGCCCCGCGTGAACAAGCGAAAGGTTACGAGCATCTCTTTTCGCAATTGGAGACGTGGTTAGCCAAGATAACAGGTTACAGCGGTATCTCATTGCAACCGAACGCAGGTTCACAAGGCGAATATGCCGGACTGTTAGTAATTCGTAAATATCACCAGAGCCGGAATGAAGCACATCGCAACGTCTGCTTAATCCCGACCTCTGCTCACGGTACAAACCCAGCAAGTGCTGTAATGGCAGGCATGCAAGTCGTCGTCGTGGCGTGCGATTCGGAGGGAAATATTGATCTTGAGGACCTCCAAGCGAAAGCAGATAGGCATCGTGAGAACCTCGCCGCTGCCATGATTACGTATCCATCAACGCACGGAGTCTTTGAAGAGAAAATTCGCGAGATTTGCGACATTGTTCATCAATCGGGTGGACAGGTCTACATGGATGGTGCGAATCTGAATGCCCTCGTCGGTATCGGACGCCCTGGGGATATCGGCGCAGATGTTTGCCACCTGAACTTGCATAAAACCTTCTGTATCCCGCACGGTGGTGGTGGACCGGGGATGGGACCGATTGGTGTCAAAGCACATCTCACAGACTTTTTACCGACACATCCACTTGTCCGTGTTGGTGGTCCAGCGGGAATCGGGGCTGTATCGGCAGCACCGTGGGGAAGCCCTGGAATTCTGCCGATCTCTTGGGCATACATCGCTATGATGGGTGCGGATGGACTTAAATCGGCAACAGAAGTTGCGATCCTCAATGCCAATTACATAGCAAAACGGCTCGCAGGACACTATCCTGTGCTTTATACTGGGAAGTGCGGCTTAGTCGCACACGAATGTATCATTGATCTGCGTGCTTTCAAAAAAAGTGCTGATATAGACGTAACGGATGTCGCAAAGCGTCTGATGGATTACGGATTCCACGCCCCGACTGTCTCTTGGCCCGTGCTCGGCACGATGATGATTGAACCGACAGAGAGTGAATCGAAAGCAGAATTGGATCGTTTCTGCGATGCGCTGATTTCAATACGCGAGGAGATAACAGAGATCGAAACCGGGGCAGCCGACCGAACAGATAATGTCCTAAAAAACGCGCCACATACAGCAGAAGTGGTTGTCCAGTCGGGATGGGAGCACCCATATTCACGTGAAAAAGCGGCGTTTCCGAAGCCGTGGGTACGTGACGCTAAATTCTGGCCCCCTGTGGCACGCATTAACGAAGTTTATGGAGACAGGAATCTTATGTGTGCCTGCCCACCACTTGAGGAATACGAATCTGATAATTAA
- the trkA gene encoding Trk system potassium transporter TrkA, which translates to MKAIIIGAGEVGFHIAKLLTAQANDVVLIDESQAACDRVNEQLDLQTLRGSGASPRLLKIAGIDEANLIIAVTNSDEINMLACQIADRYKVSTKIARVSSPDYFSIESDLTPKDFGIDLMVNPEHLCVAEFVRLLQVPEAREIVDFEDGRVQLVSFRIKQSNPLIGKSLAELNANGLLNDIRFAAISRPGHPSNNGHPINNGNRHIIIPRGSDALQQGDEVFVIGSAIAVEQLLRISGIAFHQQLDRVIIVGASPIGIELARVLEERNTNVKLIEADPEKAALASQSLKRTTVLQGNYLQFRLLEEAGVDEANGFISVTGDDEDDIMACMTAKENGAQRVLALVQQPRYLPLLARIPRLDGAVSRHLTVVSNILRLIRRGHIISVASLHGIDAEVIEIVAGVNSKIAHKELVSFKAKFPENAFIGAIIRRDRLIIPTGQSVIQPTDRVIVFSLPGAIPVVEDLFAERRD; encoded by the coding sequence ATGAAAGCAATAATTATAGGTGCTGGAGAGGTCGGATTTCATATCGCCAAACTCCTCACCGCCCAAGCGAACGATGTTGTGCTCATTGACGAATCCCAAGCCGCTTGCGACCGAGTGAATGAGCAGTTGGACCTACAGACGCTACGCGGATCGGGAGCATCACCCCGCCTCCTTAAAATCGCTGGTATCGACGAAGCAAATCTGATTATCGCCGTTACGAACAGCGACGAAATTAATATGCTCGCCTGTCAGATAGCCGATAGATACAAGGTTAGCACAAAAATAGCGCGCGTTTCAAGCCCTGACTATTTCTCTATAGAAAGCGATCTGACCCCGAAGGATTTCGGAATTGACCTTATGGTGAATCCCGAACACCTTTGTGTCGCTGAATTTGTCCGACTTTTACAGGTCCCTGAAGCACGAGAGATTGTCGATTTTGAGGACGGTAGGGTCCAACTTGTCTCTTTTCGGATTAAGCAGTCCAATCCGTTAATTGGTAAATCGCTCGCCGAATTAAACGCGAATGGTCTCCTTAACGATATCCGATTCGCTGCTATCAGTCGCCCAGGACATCCCTCCAATAATGGACATCCAATAAATAACGGCAATCGACACATTATCATTCCAAGAGGCAGTGACGCGCTGCAACAGGGTGACGAAGTATTTGTCATTGGCAGTGCGATAGCAGTTGAACAATTGCTGCGTATTAGCGGCATCGCGTTCCACCAGCAGCTGGACCGGGTCATTATTGTAGGTGCGAGTCCTATTGGTATCGAACTCGCACGTGTGCTTGAAGAAAGAAATACCAACGTCAAACTGATTGAAGCCGATCCAGAGAAGGCGGCATTAGCATCCCAAAGCCTAAAACGCACAACCGTTTTGCAAGGCAATTATCTCCAATTCAGGCTCCTTGAAGAGGCGGGGGTAGACGAAGCTAACGGGTTCATCTCGGTCACAGGGGACGATGAAGACGATATTATGGCATGTATGACGGCGAAAGAGAACGGGGCGCAGCGTGTCCTTGCCCTCGTTCAGCAGCCCCGCTACCTCCCATTGTTAGCACGCATTCCCAGACTCGATGGGGCAGTCAGCCGGCATCTGACGGTCGTCAGTAATATTCTGCGCCTTATTCGCCGTGGACATATCATCTCCGTGGCTTCACTTCACGGAATAGATGCAGAAGTCATCGAGATCGTTGCCGGTGTTAACTCGAAGATTGCTCATAAAGAACTCGTCTCTTTTAAAGCAAAATTCCCAGAAAATGCCTTTATCGGCGCGATTATCCGACGGGATAGACTCATTATTCCGACGGGACAATCTGTTATCCAACCCACAGATCGCGTTATTGTTTTCAGCTTACCAGGGGCAATTCCGGTTGTCGAAGACCTCTTCGCAGAACGCAGAGATTAA
- a CDS encoding TrkH family potassium uptake protein — translation MSLKLIFYTLGNLLICLAGTMLFPLVVGIYYHTTADEVIRTDVDAFVISLIITLIVGLILRFSFRARHEELGIREGFAVVAMGWVTVALFGSLPYLLAGVFHIAERSPWIAFSFCYFESMAGFTTTGATVLTEIETLSHAMLFWRSFSHWLGGMGIVVLAVAILPLLGVGGMQLFRAEAPGPETDRLTPRITQTAKLLWGVYLLLSLLETALLMLGGMSLFDSLCHTFGTMATGGFSTKNASIGHYDSVYIDMTISFFMFLAGTNFALHYRVLRGDFKAYFRDTEFKFYCIVIAVSITLISWNTIRFQVNGDIPYDSMWTSLRYATFQVMAIITTTGYGTADYEQWPALSQFILVTLMFYGGCAGSTGGGMKQVRFLLLIKQSGAEIKRLIFPHAVLPIRVNDRVVPPEVMTNVLGFFFFFIGIFAIVTCIMTTLGLDLVSAAGATIATMGNIGPGLGSVGPTDNYAHIHTTGKYVLSFCMLLGRLELYTVLILFSPNFWRR, via the coding sequence ATGAGCCTTAAATTAATCTTCTACACGCTCGGTAATTTGCTTATCTGTCTGGCAGGGACGATGCTGTTCCCTTTAGTGGTCGGTATCTACTATCATACAACGGCAGATGAAGTCATACGGACTGATGTGGATGCTTTTGTCATCTCATTGATAATCACGCTCATTGTGGGTCTGATTCTCCGCTTCAGTTTCCGCGCACGGCACGAAGAACTCGGTATACGCGAAGGTTTCGCTGTCGTGGCTATGGGTTGGGTAACGGTTGCACTCTTTGGTTCACTTCCGTATCTGCTAGCGGGCGTATTTCATATCGCAGAACGCTCACCGTGGATAGCGTTTTCCTTCTGTTATTTTGAATCCATGGCGGGGTTTACAACAACCGGTGCGACTGTCCTGACAGAAATTGAAACCCTCTCCCACGCAATGCTCTTCTGGCGTAGCTTCTCACACTGGCTTGGTGGTATGGGGATCGTTGTTCTGGCTGTTGCGATTCTGCCGCTGCTCGGTGTCGGTGGCATGCAGCTTTTTCGCGCCGAAGCACCGGGACCCGAAACCGATCGTCTCACACCCCGAATCACGCAGACCGCCAAGTTGCTCTGGGGCGTTTATCTGCTACTCTCTCTCCTTGAAACAGCTCTACTGATGTTGGGAGGAATGTCGCTGTTTGACTCACTCTGCCATACCTTTGGGACTATGGCGACCGGCGGATTTTCAACAAAAAACGCCAGCATCGGTCACTACGATAGTGTTTATATCGACATGACCATTAGTTTCTTTATGTTTCTTGCTGGTACTAATTTCGCACTTCACTATCGCGTGCTCCGCGGTGATTTCAAAGCCTATTTTCGAGATACTGAATTTAAGTTCTATTGTATCGTCATTGCTGTGAGCATTACCCTCATCTCGTGGAATACCATCAGATTTCAGGTAAATGGAGATATACCTTACGATTCGATGTGGACCTCACTCCGCTATGCCACGTTTCAGGTGATGGCAATCATCACAACGACCGGTTACGGCACTGCTGATTATGAACAGTGGCCCGCTCTTTCCCAGTTCATCTTAGTAACACTCATGTTCTACGGTGGCTGTGCAGGTTCGACAGGCGGTGGCATGAAACAGGTTCGGTTTCTCCTCCTCATCAAACAGAGCGGTGCTGAAATCAAACGCCTTATCTTCCCGCATGCTGTGCTGCCGATTCGGGTGAATGACCGAGTTGTTCCGCCCGAAGTGATGACGAATGTTCTGGGTTTCTTTTTCTTTTTCATCGGAATTTTTGCGATTGTAACCTGCATCATGACAACTTTAGGACTTGACCTTGTTAGTGCTGCGGGGGCAACGATTGCGACCATGGGCAACATCGGTCCCGGTCTCGGTAGCGTAGGCCCGACGGATAACTACGCCCATATTCACACCACTGGAAAATACGTCCTGTCCTTCTGTATGTTGCTGGGACGCTTGGAACTTTATACCGTGCTAATTCTTTTTTCACCGAATTTCTGGAGAAGGTAA
- the pdxH gene encoding pyridoxamine 5'-phosphate oxidase — MNTDKLRREYNAHDGNLLEQNASLDPFEQFEKWFADAVDAKLDLPDAMTLATATPQGVPSARMVVLRGFDARGFCFYTDYESQKGRELAENPNAALVFYWRELDRQVRSTGTVKKMSPEKSDAYFASRPVSSQLAVWTERQSLVISGREHLTKGYQRAEQTYSPDRIPRPSHWGGYRLVPNLFEFWQGCPSRLHDRLCYKLQSDGTWKMTRLSP; from the coding sequence ATGAACACCGATAAACTCCGTAGAGAATACAACGCACACGACGGAAACTTACTTGAGCAGAACGCTTCACTGGATCCGTTTGAACAGTTTGAAAAATGGTTTGCAGATGCAGTCGATGCGAAACTCGACTTACCAGACGCGATGACGTTAGCGACTGCTACGCCACAAGGTGTTCCCTCTGCTCGAATGGTCGTGCTTAGAGGCTTTGACGCAAGAGGTTTCTGTTTTTACACGGATTATGAGAGTCAAAAAGGACGGGAACTTGCGGAGAATCCAAATGCTGCCTTAGTATTTTATTGGCGGGAACTCGATCGTCAGGTACGGAGTACTGGGACTGTTAAAAAGATGTCACCTGAGAAATCAGATGCCTATTTCGCAAGCCGTCCAGTGAGCAGTCAATTGGCTGTGTGGACGGAACGTCAAAGCCTTGTTATCAGCGGACGGGAACACCTCACAAAAGGTTACCAACGCGCAGAACAGACGTATTCACCCGATAGAATTCCGCGTCCGTCGCATTGGGGTGGATACCGGCTTGTGCCAAACCTGTTTGAATTCTGGCAGGGCTGTCCGAGTCGCCTCCACGACCGTCTCTGCTATAAGCTGCAAAGTGATGGAACATGGAAGATGACGCGTTTGTCTCCGTGA